A section of the Scomber scombrus chromosome 24, fScoSco1.1, whole genome shotgun sequence genome encodes:
- the LOC133976520 gene encoding fidgetin-like, translating into MVSALTQPGLTSAPRSSAEPYPGIDATLTQHFKGRPVAKKTGLKMQWTPEHSQWAEQHFDISSTTRSPAHKAEAYRAVPGHLQRSASAYQYAWANDDISALTASNLLKKYAEKYSGILEMPGAYSEGPGVMNGRKGESEPWQDGVYPMSCIPEGVSVRKGGVAAASDVVAGMCSSPGLASSTLSEPSYSSSSCGSHTATALHTSSMPSQEYGPAYSGSYLHSSYSSQSAPTPALPSPLHSSGLLQPPPPPPSHPTLVPAYNGGSPNLSSYNYPPAGYPAQSSVGPGYSPGGAPPPSSYLPSGIAAPTPLPPSSTLPGYPYQSHNLTPIAPTPLNSSSSNSLKRKAFYMTGQGDIDSAYGNFGYGQARSSAESPMYRIADSSSANGGSNSANVGGFDRSAEKSSLPFNPQKQSTMPSEQQRKYSSQATGGPLTPPAYVTSTLGGSRSADSLASFTSPSLSEQGADDHRLHLSHSAPGPTSSSSSSSSRPAEEQLKTSDPHLLDMVTSEIVQQGPPVDWSDIAGLELAKATLKEEVLWPILRLDMFSSLGPIPRCVLLFGPRGSGRTLLGRCLASQLGAPFLQLSGSTLATKWLAEGEKIIRASFLVARCRQPSVLFISEVDMLLSAHLSEESPINRLKGELLAQLDSLLMGSGEDGGNQVLVVCSTSRPQDMDEGLRRYFARRVLVPLPDTAARHQIVNQLLVQSQHKYCLSEEELALLVQRTEGFSGLDLARLCQEALVGLLHVSAQGMDMTGMMPRGQIRPLTYQDFESVFCKFQASISQKEIDTYTEWNKMFGCSQ; encoded by the coding sequence GGTTAAAGATGCAGTGGACCCCCGAGCACAGCCAGTGGGCCGAACAGCATTTCGACATCTCCTCCACCACGCGCTCACCAGCCCACAAGGCTGAGGCCTACAGGGCGGTACCTGGCCACCTGCAGCGCTCCGCCTCAGCCTACCAGTATGCATGGGCCAATGATGACATCTCAGCCCTCACCGCCTCCAACCTGCTCAAGAAGTATGCCGAAAAGTATTCCGGCATTCTGGAGATGCCGGGTGCCTATTCTGAGGGCCCGGGGGTGATGAACGGACGGAAAGGTGAATCGGAGCCCTGGCAGGATGGCGTCTATCCCATGAGCTGTATCCCAGAGGGGGTGTCGGTCAGAAAGGGAGGGGTGGCGGCAGCTTCAGACGTGGTGGCTGGCATGTGCAGCTCCCCGGGTCTCGCCTCCAGCACCCTGAGCGAGCCCAGCTACTCCAGTAGCAGCTGTGGGAGCCACACTGCCACCGCCCTCCACACCTCCTCCATGCCCTCTCAGGAATACGGCCCGGCATACAGTGGCTCCTACCTGCACAGTAGTTACAGCTCCCAGTCTGCCCCCACCCCTGCACTTCCCTCCCCACTGCACAGCTCTGGGCTCCTGCAGCCGCCCCCTCCACCGCCCTCCCACCCCACTTTAGTCCCAGCTTACAACGGAGGCTCCCCCAACTTGTCTAGTTATAATTACCCCCCAGCAGGCTACCCGGCCCAGAGCTCGGTCGGGCCAGGATACAGCCCTGGGGGAgcaccccctccctcctcataCCTCCCCTCAGGCATCGCTGCACCTACACCCCTTCCCCCATCTTCTACTTTACCTGGATACCCATACCAGAGCCACAACCTGACCCCAATCGCCCCTACCCCTCTCAACAGTAGCTCCTCCAATTCACTGAAGAGGAAAGCCTTCTACATGACCGGCCAAGGAGATATAGACTCCGCTTATGGTAACTTTGGCTACGGCCAGGCTCGGAGCTCAGCTGAGAGCCCCATGTACAGGATAGCAGACAGCAGCAGCGCAAATGGAGGCTCCAACAGTGCCAACGTTGGTGGATTTGACAGGAGTGCTGAAAAGTCATCTTTACCTTTTAATCCTCAGAAGCAGTCCACAATGCcgtcagagcagcagaggaaataCAGCAGCCAGGCAACAGGTGGGCCACTGACTCCACCAGCCTACGTCACCTCCACCCTAGGGGGTTCCCGCTCAGCAGACTCCCTCGCCAGCTTCACCTCCCCCTCCCTCAGTGAGCAAGGTGCTGATGATCACCGTCTCCACCTCTCCCACTCAGCACCAGGGCCtacctcctcctcgtcctcttcctcctcccggCCTGCTGAAGAGCAGCTAAAAACCAGTGACCCTCACCTCTTAGACATGGTTACCTCTGAAATCGTTCAGCAGGGTCCCCCAGTGGATTGGAGTGACATTGCAGGCCTAGAACTGGCTAAGGCAACCCTGAAGGAGGAGGTTCTGTGGCCCATTCTGCGCTTGGACATGTTCAGCAGTTTAGGACCGATCCCACGCTGCGTCTTGCTGTTTGGCCCCAGGGGCAGTGGCAGGACGTTGCTTGGTCGCTGCCTGGCCAGCCAGCTGGGAGCACCATTCCTCCAGCTCAGCGGTTCCACTTTAGCCACCAAGTGGCTGGCAGAAGGAGAAAAAATTATCAGAGCATCTTTCCTGGTGGCTCGCTGCCGTCAGCCGTCAGTACTCTTCATTAGTGAGGTGGACATGCTGCTGTCAGCTCACCTCAGTGAAGAGAGTCCCATTAACCGGCTGAAGGGGGAGTTACTTGCCCAGTTGGACTCGCTTCTAATGGGCTCAGGCGAGGATGGAGGCAACCAAGTGTTGGTGGTTTGCTCCACAAGCAGACCCCAGGACATGGACGAAGGGCTGCGCAGGTACTTTGCTCGGAGGGTCCTGGTACCCCTGCCGGACACTGCAGCCCGACACCAGATCGTGAACCAGCTCCTGGTCCAATCTCAACACAAGTACTGCTTGAGCGAGGAGGAGCTGGCGCTGCTGGTCCAGCGTACCGAGGGTTTCTCCGGACTGGACCTGGCCAGACTCTGCCAGGAGGCCCTCGTAGGTCTGTTACATGTCTCTGCACAGGGCATGGACATGACGGGTATGATGCCCAGGGGCCAGATCAGGCCCCTCACTTACCAAGACTTTGAGAGTGTCTTTTGTAAATTCCAAGCCAGTATATCGCAGAAGGAGATTGACACGTACACTGAGTGGAACAAAATGTTCGGCTGCAGCCAGTGA